The following is a genomic window from Thermodesulfovibrionales bacterium.
CCCCTTGCCCTAACATCCTGTCTTAATCCTGAAGAGGGATGCCTTAGAGTTGAAGGCTGTGTTACACACCTTCTGTGGAAAAGACTGGGAGAACAGATAGAGGGATTCTTAAGAACCATATCCCTGAAGGATCTTGTAGGTTTAGGAAGAGAGTTAGAGGAAGGGCTTGATGCCAAAGCTCAAATTTGTAGAAAACATTAAGGCAGACCTTACAGCAGATATCGTTTACATGATGTGCCCCATGCATCTTCTGAAGCTCCAGGAGATGATAAAAAAGGTGGAGCCAGGTCAGATAATTGAGATAATAACTGACTATGATGGAGCACTTGAGGATATTCCCGGGTGGTGTGAGAAGACCGGTCATGAGTTTATAGGTGTTGAGGAAGATACGGATTTTTATAAGTTT
Proteins encoded in this region:
- a CDS encoding sulfurtransferase TusA family protein, which codes for MPKLKFVENIKADLTADIVYMMCPMHLLKLQEMIKKVEPGQIIEIITDYDGALEDIPGWCEKTGHEFIGVEEDTDFYKFYIRRTK